From Emcibacter nanhaiensis, a single genomic window includes:
- a CDS encoding aminopeptidase P family protein yields MTKGRLLALRQQLRDLGLQGFVVPHADEHQNEYTPANAERLAWLTGFTGSAGQAALTMSEGAIFVDGRYTLQVRQQTDKRQFAPLDLFEDKIEDWLAERVKKGDRIGYDPWLHTREWIGKVSDKLSEKGAELLPVDENPIDQVWQGRPADSDAPAVSHPTEYSGEESRHKRERIAADTKTKGADAVVLTMLDSIAWLFNIRGSDVAHTPLVSSYAILFADGSATLFIDPGKVDEDLKGFLGKQVKLADKSDFIDHLKKLKQKKVCVDPKRTHAAVFEILEKAGAKLIPADDPCVLPKAMKNEAEITGTRNAHNRDAIAVCKFLAWLDEMGPKGEIDEIDAEEKLLSFRQEQPLFKDTSFGTISGAGPNGAIVHYRATEQSRRKLEPDMLYLVDSGGQYLDGTTDITRTVIIGTPTEEQKDRFTRVLKGHIALAQARFPHGRSGAHLDSLARKPLWDVGLDYNHGTGHGVGSYLGVHEGPQSISRLGFNVPLEPGMILSNEPGYYKEGEYGIRIENLVLVRERKFEEEEQPMLSFETLTHVPIDKRLVNAYMMTTPEITWFNIYHAQVREIVGPHLSGKEKDWLMKATESLVVL; encoded by the coding sequence ATGACAAAAGGGCGTTTACTGGCTCTCAGACAGCAGTTGCGTGATCTGGGGCTCCAGGGGTTTGTCGTCCCTCACGCGGACGAACACCAGAATGAATATACACCGGCCAATGCGGAACGGCTGGCCTGGCTGACCGGTTTTACCGGTTCGGCGGGACAAGCGGCGCTTACCATGTCTGAAGGGGCCATCTTTGTCGATGGCCGCTACACGCTGCAGGTGCGCCAGCAAACCGACAAACGCCAGTTTGCGCCTCTGGACCTTTTTGAGGACAAGATCGAAGACTGGCTGGCGGAACGGGTGAAAAAGGGGGATCGAATCGGCTATGATCCCTGGCTCCATACCCGGGAGTGGATCGGCAAGGTTTCTGATAAGCTGTCGGAAAAAGGGGCAGAACTCCTGCCCGTGGACGAAAATCCCATCGACCAGGTCTGGCAGGGCCGACCGGCGGATTCCGATGCGCCTGCGGTTTCCCATCCCACCGAATATTCCGGCGAAGAGTCCCGGCACAAGCGGGAAAGGATCGCGGCGGACACAAAGACCAAAGGTGCCGATGCCGTGGTCCTGACAATGCTCGACTCTATTGCCTGGCTGTTTAATATCCGCGGTAGCGATGTGGCGCATACCCCGCTGGTCTCCAGCTATGCCATTCTGTTTGCGGACGGGTCGGCCACGCTTTTCATTGATCCCGGCAAAGTGGACGAAGATCTGAAAGGCTTTCTCGGCAAGCAGGTGAAACTGGCGGACAAGTCAGATTTTATCGACCACCTGAAAAAACTGAAACAGAAAAAGGTTTGTGTCGATCCCAAGCGCACACACGCTGCTGTCTTTGAAATTCTGGAAAAAGCGGGTGCCAAACTTATTCCCGCCGATGATCCCTGCGTTCTGCCCAAGGCGATGAAAAATGAGGCGGAGATCACGGGGACCCGCAATGCCCACAACCGGGATGCCATCGCCGTCTGCAAGTTCCTGGCCTGGCTCGACGAAATGGGACCAAAGGGCGAGATCGACGAAATAGATGCCGAGGAAAAGCTTCTGTCTTTCCGCCAGGAGCAGCCTTTGTTTAAAGATACCAGTTTCGGCACCATCTCCGGGGCCGGGCCCAACGGGGCGATCGTCCACTACCGGGCGACGGAACAGAGCCGGCGCAAGCTTGAGCCTGACATGCTGTATCTGGTGGATAGCGGCGGCCAGTATCTGGACGGCACCACGGATATTACCCGGACAGTGATTATCGGCACGCCGACGGAGGAGCAGAAAGACCGCTTCACCCGGGTCCTGAAGGGGCATATCGCTCTGGCCCAGGCCAGGTTCCCCCATGGCCGCTCCGGCGCTCACCTGGACAGCCTGGCCCGCAAGCCGTTGTGGGATGTGGGGCTGGATTACAATCATGGCACCGGCCACGGCGTCGGCAGCTACCTGGGCGTCCATGAAGGCCCGCAGAGCATTTCCCGGCTTGGCTTCAATGTGCCCCTGGAGCCGGGTATGATCCTGTCCAACGAGCCCGGCTATTACAAGGAAGGCGAATATGGCATCCGGATCGAAAATCTCGTGCTGGTGCGGGAACGAAAATTCGAAGAAGAAGAGCAGCCCATGCTCAGTTTCGAAACCCTGACCCATGTGCCGATCGACAAGCGGCTGGTCAACGCCTATATGATGACAACGCCCGAAATCACCTGGTTCAATATCTATCACGCCCAGGTCCGGGAAATTGTCGGTCCCCATCTGTCCGGCAAGGAAAAGGACTGGCTGATGAAAGCGACCGAATCCCTGGTGGTCCTGTAG
- a CDS encoding LysR family transcriptional regulator yields the protein MYNWNDLKFFLELSRRGKLVEAARRLHVDHTTVSRRITALEEALNARLFDKSPRGYQLTDAGLRLLPLAEQMEAQSTSLYQSISGKDASFSGTVRLAAPEAVGINVIAPNMDQFRQKYPDIELELVAETRQTSLSKREADIAITLARPSSGRLVAWKLGDYRLRLYGAPSYLANHPPIETADDLAGHDFIGYIDDLIQMPELRFMEELFRSPHIIFRSTNVMAQYRAALSGVGLAMVHCFMVGDKAGLTPVLPEQIFVERQYWLMVHEDLRKVARIDAVCGFLTDLFRDKQSLMLGRES from the coding sequence ATGTATAACTGGAACGATCTCAAGTTTTTTCTCGAACTTTCCCGGCGCGGCAAGCTGGTGGAAGCGGCCCGCCGCCTGCATGTGGATCATACCACCGTCAGCCGCCGGATCACGGCACTGGAAGAGGCGCTCAACGCCCGGCTGTTCGATAAATCCCCGCGGGGCTACCAGCTGACCGACGCGGGTCTGCGGCTGCTGCCTTTGGCCGAACAGATGGAGGCCCAGTCCACCAGCCTGTATCAGAGCATTTCCGGCAAAGACGCCAGTTTTTCGGGCACCGTGCGCCTTGCCGCACCGGAAGCGGTCGGCATCAACGTGATCGCCCCCAACATGGACCAGTTCCGGCAGAAATATCCGGATATTGAACTGGAGCTGGTGGCCGAAACCCGGCAGACCAGCCTTTCGAAACGGGAAGCCGACATTGCCATCACCCTGGCGCGCCCCTCATCAGGCCGGCTGGTGGCGTGGAAGCTTGGCGATTACCGGCTCAGGCTTTATGGCGCGCCATCCTACCTGGCGAACCATCCGCCGATAGAGACGGCTGACGACCTCGCCGGTCATGACTTCATCGGTTATATCGATGACCTGATCCAGATGCCGGAGCTCCGTTTCATGGAAGAACTTTTCCGCAGCCCTCATATCATATTCCGCAGCACCAATGTGATGGCGCAATACCGGGCCGCGCTCAGTGGCGTCGGTCTTGCCATGGTCCATTGCTTCATGGTCGGGGACAAGGCCGGGCTGACGCCTGTTCTGCCGGAACAGATCTTTGTCGAGCGGCAATACTGGCTGATGGTGCATGAAGACCTGCGCAAGGTCGCCCGGATCGATGCGGTCTGCGGCTTCCTCACCGACCTGTTCCGGGACAAACAATCGCTGATGCTCGGCAGGGAAAGCTAG
- a CDS encoding CoA-acylating methylmalonate-semialdehyde dehydrogenase, translated as MVKEYTHYINGEHVAGKSGRFQDVFNPSTGEVSAKTPLATTAEVEEAIAAAQAAFPEWSATSIVQRSRIMTRFTQLLYEKQPELAELVSREHGKVIEDAMGSVLRGIEVAEFACGIPHLQKGEFSDNASREIDIFSMRKPLGVVAGITPFNFPAMIPLWMACMAMVTGNTVVLKPSEKDPGCPMRLAELWVEAGGPKGVLNVVNGDKEAVDCLLTDERIKAVSFVGSTAIAKYVYATATAHGKRCQAMGGAKNHMLIMPDADLENVANALMGAAYGSAGERCMAISVGVCVGDEVADRLVEMLKPRVEALKIGPSLERDLEMGPLVTAEHRQKVMNYIQMGVEEGAELVVDGRGFSVPGHDNGFFLGGSLFDRVKPDMKSYKDEIFGPVLQLVRVQSFEEGMALASDHEYGNGTSIFTHNGAAARTYADKVEVGMVGINVPIPVPLAFHSFGGWKQSAFGDHNQFGMEAVRFYTKVKTITSRWPSSIIETDFSIPTLK; from the coding sequence ATGGTCAAGGAATATACGCATTATATCAATGGTGAACATGTAGCCGGCAAAAGCGGCCGGTTCCAGGATGTTTTCAACCCCAGCACGGGCGAAGTTTCCGCCAAAACACCGCTGGCGACAACGGCCGAAGTGGAAGAGGCCATCGCCGCTGCTCAGGCGGCGTTTCCGGAATGGTCCGCCACCTCCATCGTCCAGCGTTCCCGCATCATGACCCGCTTTACCCAGCTGTTGTATGAAAAACAGCCGGAGCTGGCCGAACTGGTGTCCCGGGAACACGGTAAGGTGATCGAGGACGCCATGGGGTCCGTGCTGCGCGGTATTGAAGTGGCCGAGTTCGCCTGCGGCATCCCGCACCTGCAAAAGGGCGAGTTCTCGGACAATGCGTCCCGCGAGATCGACATTTTCAGCATGCGCAAGCCGCTGGGCGTTGTCGCCGGGATCACCCCGTTCAACTTCCCGGCCATGATCCCGCTGTGGATGGCCTGCATGGCCATGGTCACCGGCAACACGGTGGTCCTCAAGCCGTCCGAAAAAGACCCGGGCTGCCCGATGCGCCTGGCCGAGCTTTGGGTCGAGGCCGGCGGCCCCAAAGGCGTGCTCAATGTGGTCAACGGCGACAAGGAAGCGGTCGATTGCCTGCTCACCGACGAGCGGATCAAGGCGGTGAGCTTTGTCGGTTCAACCGCCATCGCCAAATATGTCTACGCAACGGCGACCGCCCACGGCAAACGCTGCCAGGCCATGGGCGGGGCCAAGAACCATATGCTGATCATGCCCGATGCGGACCTGGAAAATGTGGCCAACGCCCTGATGGGGGCTGCCTATGGCTCTGCCGGGGAGCGCTGTATGGCCATCTCCGTCGGCGTCTGTGTCGGCGATGAAGTGGCCGACCGGCTGGTGGAAATGCTGAAACCGCGGGTGGAGGCGCTGAAAATCGGCCCGAGCCTGGAGCGTGATCTGGAAATGGGGCCGCTGGTGACCGCTGAACATCGCCAGAAAGTAATGAACTATATCCAGATGGGCGTCGAAGAAGGCGCCGAGCTGGTGGTGGACGGCCGCGGGTTCTCGGTCCCCGGACATGACAACGGTTTCTTCCTTGGCGGCAGCCTGTTTGACCGGGTCAAGCCGGACATGAAATCCTACAAGGATGAGATTTTCGGCCCCGTGCTGCAGCTGGTGCGTGTGCAAAGCTTCGAGGAAGGCATGGCGCTGGCAAGCGACCATGAATATGGCAACGGCACCTCAATCTTTACCCACAATGGTGCGGCCGCCCGCACCTATGCCGACAAAGTTGAAGTGGGTATGGTCGGCATCAACGTGCCGATCCCGGTGCCGCTGGCCTTCCACAGCTTCGGCGGCTGGAAACAGTCTGCGTTTGGCGACCATAACCAGTTCGGCATGGAAGCGGTACGCTTCTATACCAAGGTGAAAACCATCACCTCGCGCTGGCCGAGCAGCATCATCGAGACAGATTTTTCTATTCCAACCCTGAAATAA
- a CDS encoding isobutyryl-CoA dehydrogenase, with amino-acid sequence MDFYFTEEQRAMQDMARDFAENELAPFAAEWDRDHHFPVDKLRKAAELGLAGIYTREDVGGSELTRLDAAIIFEELSKGCTSTAAYLTIHNMVTWMIDSFGSEETRQKYCPRLTTMELVGSYCLTEPGAGSDAASLKTKAVRDGDHYVLNGSKAFISGGGFSDVYVVMVRTGEEGPKGISAIVVEKGTEGLSFGARERKMGWNSQPTAMVMFDNCRVPAENLLGREGEGFKFAMKGLDGGRLNIGACSLGAAQACLDLSLTYMGDRKQFGRSLDSFQALQFRIADMATELEAARLLLHKAAQKVTEGAHDATKFAAMAKRLATDTGFKVVNEALQLHGGYGYLNDYPLERFLRDVRVHQILEGTNEVMRLIISRQLMAER; translated from the coding sequence ATGGACTTTTATTTTACAGAAGAACAGCGGGCCATGCAGGATATGGCCCGTGACTTTGCGGAAAATGAACTGGCGCCCTTTGCGGCGGAGTGGGACCGGGATCACCATTTCCCGGTCGACAAGCTGCGCAAGGCGGCGGAACTCGGCCTGGCGGGGATTTACACCCGCGAAGATGTGGGCGGATCCGAACTCACCCGGCTCGATGCCGCCATCATTTTCGAGGAACTGTCCAAGGGCTGCACCTCCACGGCGGCCTACCTCACCATTCACAATATGGTGACCTGGATGATCGACAGCTTCGGCTCCGAGGAAACCCGGCAGAAATACTGCCCGCGCCTCACCACCATGGAACTGGTCGGCAGCTACTGCCTGACCGAGCCGGGCGCTGGCTCAGACGCGGCCTCGCTCAAGACCAAGGCGGTGCGCGATGGTGACCATTACGTGCTCAACGGCTCCAAGGCGTTCATTTCCGGCGGCGGTTTTTCCGATGTTTACGTGGTCATGGTGCGCACTGGCGAGGAAGGCCCCAAAGGCATCAGCGCCATTGTCGTCGAAAAAGGCACCGAAGGCCTGAGCTTTGGCGCCCGGGAACGCAAAATGGGCTGGAACAGCCAGCCGACGGCCATGGTCATGTTCGACAACTGCCGGGTGCCGGCGGAAAACCTGCTTGGCCGGGAAGGCGAAGGCTTCAAATTCGCCATGAAGGGCCTGGACGGCGGTCGTCTCAATATCGGCGCCTGTTCGCTCGGCGCGGCGCAGGCCTGCCTCGACCTGAGCCTCACCTACATGGGTGACCGCAAACAGTTTGGCCGTTCTCTGGACAGCTTCCAGGCGTTGCAGTTCCGCATTGCCGACATGGCGACCGAGCTGGAAGCGGCCCGCTTGCTTTTGCACAAGGCGGCGCAGAAGGTGACGGAAGGGGCGCATGATGCGACCAAGTTTGCCGCCATGGCCAAGCGCCTGGCAACTGACACCGGCTTCAAGGTGGTCAACGAGGCCCTGCAGCTGCATGGCGGCTATGGCTACCTCAACGATTATCCGCTGGAACGCTTCCTGCGGGACGTGCGGGTGCACCAGATCCTGGAAGGCACCAATGAGGTGATGCGCCTGATCATTTCCCGCCAGCTGATGGCGGAACGATAG
- a CDS encoding enoyl-CoA hydratase/isomerase family protein: protein MTTDAEILFEVKGRIGCVLLNRPRALNALSTDMCAKMEAQLAEWAEDDAIAAVLVEGAGDKAFCAGGDVRTLAENGPDHSGPAEAFFATEYRMNARIFHFPKPYISFLDGITMGGGVGISVHGSHRIVGDKTLFAMPETGIGLIPDVGGSYFLPRLPGRLGVYLGLTGARLKAADCLYTGIGTAYVPSDRLEALKAALVEADLETPEEVDQIIGAFAEQAGDAPLDEFRDLIDAAFAETTVEDICDHLGAIDHSWAGTTLETIGKMSPTSLKLTLEQLLRGAGMEFDDCMRMEYRLVNHIVTYQSDFFEGIRAVLIDRDNSPVWSPASLQDVSEDHVLKHFESLGDRELNLQ from the coding sequence ATGACGACGGACGCGGAAATCCTGTTTGAGGTCAAGGGCCGCATCGGCTGTGTTCTCCTCAATCGGCCCAGGGCGCTCAATGCGCTCAGCACCGACATGTGCGCCAAAATGGAGGCGCAGCTGGCCGAATGGGCGGAAGACGACGCCATTGCCGCCGTGCTGGTGGAAGGCGCCGGGGACAAGGCCTTCTGCGCCGGCGGGGACGTGCGCACCCTGGCGGAAAACGGGCCCGATCACAGCGGCCCGGCGGAAGCCTTTTTCGCCACCGAATACCGGATGAACGCCCGCATCTTCCATTTCCCCAAGCCCTATATCTCTTTCCTCGACGGCATTACCATGGGCGGCGGGGTCGGCATTTCCGTGCATGGTTCGCACCGTATTGTCGGCGACAAGACATTGTTTGCCATGCCCGAAACCGGAATCGGCCTGATTCCTGATGTGGGCGGCAGCTACTTCCTGCCCCGCCTGCCGGGCAGGCTGGGGGTTTACCTCGGTCTGACCGGGGCGCGGCTCAAGGCGGCCGATTGTCTTTATACCGGCATCGGGACGGCCTATGTGCCGTCCGACCGGCTCGAAGCCCTCAAGGCGGCACTGGTGGAGGCTGATCTGGAAACTCCGGAAGAAGTGGACCAGATTATCGGCGCCTTCGCCGAGCAGGCCGGTGACGCGCCGCTCGATGAATTCCGCGACCTGATCGACGCCGCCTTTGCGGAAACCACAGTGGAAGACATTTGTGATCACCTCGGCGCCATCGATCATTCCTGGGCCGGAACGACACTTGAGACGATTGGCAAAATGTCGCCGACCAGCCTCAAGCTGACGCTGGAACAGCTGCTGCGCGGCGCGGGGATGGAATTTGATGACTGCATGCGTATGGAATACCGGCTGGTCAATCATATCGTGACCTATCAGAGCGACTTCTTCGAGGGCATCCGAGCGGTTCTGATCGACCGGGACAATTCCCCCGTATGGTCCCCGGCTTCCCTGCAGGACGTCAGCGAAGACCATGTCCTGAAACATTTTGAGTCCCTGGGCGACCGGGAACTCAACCTTCAATAA
- the mmsB gene encoding 3-hydroxyisobutyrate dehydrogenase: MATVAFIGLGNMGGGMAANLIKAGHTLKVFDLNEAAMAALQEQGAAPAGSVAEAVTDVDAVVTMLPAGQHVKSVYLGDDGILKNIPADTILMDCSTIDVASAREVIAAAAEAGFAMVDAPVSGGVAAAAAGTLTFMVGGTDDAFEAAKTYLDAMGANIIHAGDAGAGQAAKICNNMMLGIQMISVSEAFVLAEKLGLEAQKLFDISSRASGQCWSLTSYCPVPGPVPTSPANNDYNPGFAAAMMLKDLRLANDAAEGCGASTPLGHLAEQLYTAFSDEGNAGKDFSGIINMLREEKL, translated from the coding sequence ATGGCGACGGTGGCATTCATTGGTTTGGGCAATATGGGCGGCGGCATGGCCGCCAATCTGATCAAGGCCGGTCACACCCTCAAGGTGTTCGACCTGAACGAGGCGGCCATGGCGGCGCTGCAAGAGCAGGGCGCGGCGCCGGCAGGATCGGTTGCAGAAGCGGTCACCGATGTGGACGCGGTGGTGACCATGTTGCCGGCCGGGCAGCATGTTAAATCCGTTTATCTGGGGGATGACGGCATCCTGAAGAATATTCCTGCCGACACGATCCTGATGGATTGTTCCACCATTGATGTGGCCAGCGCCCGCGAGGTGATCGCCGCAGCGGCCGAGGCAGGTTTTGCCATGGTGGATGCGCCGGTGTCGGGCGGTGTGGCGGCGGCCGCCGCCGGCACGCTGACGTTCATGGTCGGCGGCACTGACGATGCGTTTGAGGCGGCGAAAACCTATCTCGACGCCATGGGCGCCAACATCATCCATGCCGGGGACGCCGGGGCCGGTCAGGCGGCCAAGATCTGTAACAATATGATGCTGGGCATCCAGATGATTTCGGTGTCCGAGGCCTTTGTGCTGGCGGAGAAACTGGGCCTGGAGGCGCAGAAGCTGTTTGATATTTCGTCCAGGGCGTCCGGTCAGTGCTGGTCCCTGACCTCCTATTGCCCGGTGCCGGGCCCGGTGCCGACATCACCGGCCAACAATGACTATAATCCGGGGTTTGCCGCCGCAATGATGCTCAAGGACCTGCGGCTTGCCAATGACGCGGCGGAAGGGTGTGGGGCCTCGACGCCGCTCGGCCATCTGGCGGAACAGCTTTATACGGCTTTTTCAGACGAAGGAAATGCCGGAAAGGATTTTTCCGGCATCATCAATATGCTTCGGGAAGAAAAGCTTTAG
- a CDS encoding 2Fe-2S iron-sulfur cluster-binding protein: MTKVTFITADDERIEVDAEDGTTLMEAAVNNSVPGIDADCGGACACATCHVIVPDAFKEATGKPSEDEEALLDFLDNHEENSRLSCQIEVTPALEGMEVTVPEM, encoded by the coding sequence ATGACAAAAGTAACATTCATCACGGCCGATGATGAGCGCATTGAAGTAGACGCAGAAGACGGCACAACTTTGATGGAAGCCGCCGTCAACAACAGCGTTCCCGGCATTGATGCCGATTGCGGCGGCGCCTGTGCCTGCGCCACCTGCCATGTGATTGTACCGGACGCCTTCAAGGAAGCCACCGGCAAGCCAAGCGAAGACGAAGAAGCCCTGCTTGATTTTCTGGATAACCACGAAGAAAACAGCCGCCTCAGCTGTCAGATCGAGGTGACTCCTGCCCTGGAAGGCATGGAAGTAACAGTTCCGGAAATGTAA
- a CDS encoding Lrp/AsnC ligand binding domain-containing protein: MTTDHSKRLDRIDRKILSVLQEEGRIPNVKLAQKVNLSPTPCLERVKRLEREGYIRGYVALLDPKLLDAALVSFIEVSLDRTTTRALDNFREEVMRMEEVQECHMVAGGFDYLIKVRTRDMEHYRRFLGEKLSAIKDVSTTHTYVAMEEVKATSAITVPKA, translated from the coding sequence ATGACAACAGATCACTCGAAGCGACTGGACCGTATCGACCGCAAAATTCTTTCGGTCCTTCAGGAAGAAGGCCGTATTCCCAACGTCAAGCTTGCCCAGAAAGTCAATCTCAGCCCCACGCCCTGCCTGGAACGGGTCAAGCGCCTGGAGCGGGAAGGCTATATCCGGGGCTATGTTGCCCTGCTGGACCCCAAGCTGCTGGATGCGGCCCTGGTATCCTTCATCGAAGTGTCCCTGGACCGCACCACCACCCGGGCGCTGGATAATTTCCGCGAGGAAGTCATGCGCATGGAAGAAGTCCAGGAATGCCATATGGTGGCCGGCGGCTTTGATTACCTGATCAAGGTCCGGACCCGGGACATGGAACACTATCGCCGTTTTCTCGGGGAAAAATTATCCGCCATCAAAGACGTCAGCACCACCCATACCTATGTGGCGATGGAGGAAGTCAAGGCTACCAGCGCGATTACGGTTCCAAAAGCTTGA
- a CDS encoding L-serine ammonia-lyase, with amino-acid sequence MFLSTFDLFKVGIGPSSSHTVGPMIAAKRFLDNLNSAGKLQEIVSLQVSLYGSLALTGKGHATDRALLLGLSGHDPATIDPEIIDGCLDAIRGEKQVKLLGRCRVAFDETRDIHFRMDELLPHHSNGMEFTAFDKAGEQLAREAFYSVGGGFVVSEQELGSNYPAPVQGPVPYPFDHASDLLATCRDNKLRISDLMLANEMTLQPKKKVLAGLDHLYGVMEACIDRGCAQEGILPGGLKVERRAKRLYGDLQKGMEKQLRDPAIIMDWINLWALAVNEENAAGGRVVTAPTNGAAGILPAVLRYFDRFYNQKGREGIHCFLLTAAAIGSLYKKNASISGAEVGCQGEVGVACSMAAGGLAAALGGSNEQVENAAEIGMEHNLGLTCDPVGGLVQVPCIERNAMGAIKAVDAARLALRGDGRHMVSLDRVIETMRQTGRDMQEKYKETSKGGLAVNMVEC; translated from the coding sequence ATGTTTCTGAGCACATTTGACCTCTTCAAGGTCGGTATAGGTCCGTCCAGTTCCCATACGGTCGGCCCCATGATTGCCGCCAAAAGATTTCTCGACAATTTGAATAGCGCCGGCAAGCTGCAGGAGATTGTCTCCCTGCAGGTCAGCCTTTATGGCTCGCTCGCCCTGACAGGCAAGGGGCATGCCACGGACCGCGCGCTTCTGCTTGGCCTGTCCGGCCATGACCCTGCCACCATTGACCCGGAGATCATCGACGGCTGTCTCGACGCCATTCGTGGTGAAAAGCAGGTCAAGCTGCTGGGGCGGTGCCGGGTTGCCTTTGATGAAACACGGGATATTCACTTCAGGATGGACGAACTGTTGCCGCACCACAGCAACGGTATGGAATTCACCGCCTTTGACAAGGCTGGCGAGCAGCTGGCCCGGGAGGCGTTTTATTCGGTCGGCGGCGGCTTTGTCGTCTCGGAACAGGAACTGGGCAGCAATTATCCGGCGCCGGTGCAGGGCCCGGTGCCTTATCCGTTCGATCATGCGTCGGACCTGCTGGCCACCTGCAGGGATAACAAGCTGCGTATTTCCGACCTGATGCTGGCCAATGAAATGACCCTGCAGCCGAAAAAGAAAGTGCTGGCGGGACTGGATCACCTCTATGGGGTCATGGAGGCCTGCATTGACCGCGGCTGCGCACAGGAGGGCATACTGCCCGGCGGCCTGAAAGTGGAACGCCGGGCCAAACGGCTCTATGGCGACCTGCAGAAGGGTATGGAAAAACAGCTGCGCGATCCGGCCATCATCATGGACTGGATCAACCTCTGGGCTCTGGCGGTAAATGAGGAAAATGCGGCCGGCGGGCGGGTGGTGACGGCGCCGACCAATGGCGCGGCCGGGATCCTTCCGGCGGTGCTGCGCTATTTTGACCGCTTTTATAACCAGAAGGGCCGGGAAGGCATTCATTGTTTTCTGCTGACGGCAGCGGCGATCGGCTCGCTGTACAAGAAAAACGCCTCCATCTCCGGCGCCGAAGTGGGCTGCCAGGGAGAAGTCGGGGTGGCCTGCTCCATGGCGGCCGGCGGGTTGGCGGCGGCGCTTGGCGGCAGCAACGAGCAGGTGGAGAATGCCGCCGAGATCGGCATGGAGCATAACCTCGGCCTGACCTGTGATCCCGTGGGCGGCCTGGTGCAGGTGCCCTGTATCGAACGCAACGCCATGGGCGCGATCAAGGCGGTGGATGCGGCGCGCCTCGCGCTGCGCGGGGATGGCCGCCATATGGTTTCCCTGGACCGGGTCATTGAAACCATGCGCCAGACCGGCCGGGACATGCAGGAAAAATACAAGGAAACCTCGAAAGGCGGCCTGGCGGTCAATATGGTTGAATGCTGA